The Vulpes vulpes isolate BD-2025 chromosome 1, VulVul3, whole genome shotgun sequence genome contains the following window.
TTTTGATCTGTGTTAGGAGGCTAATACAGTGAGAATATCATAGATTTAAGATCTAGACAATTCTGGATTTTAATCAGACTCTTGTGATTACAAGGCTTGGGTAGTCTTAGCAAAATAAGCATCGGTGAACTTCAGTTCTATCATCTGAAAAATACACATTATAAGGTAATACTTTCCTTATAAAGCATAGgtgattgaaaaaaatattgctttatcAGATGAAAATTAAGGTCTAAGAAAATTCCAGCCCATTTGCTTTACATTTATCCCCTAATTTAGAAAATCAGTTCAGGTTTACAACTACTTGAAATTTATCATGACTCCTCAGTTTCAGAGTCTCTCTCAAAAACCTCAGGGAAGATTCCCAGCAGCTTTTGCATGGTCTGCTCCTGGGTGGTACTGAAAAGTGCTTTTCTGATGAAACATATCTCGTCTCAGCCATTCTCCTACCTCAAGATGATTTCTTAGATTTCTGGGACTCTGCAAGCTCCTTTCACTTCCCCTCTTTACTAAACACACTAACCTAGCCCTGAACCTGCCTTTTGGTCTTAGCTGTCCTCCTCACCCATTCTCAAGGTTGAGGACATTTATGATGAGAGAACTGGGAGCCTTCCTAGACATCTGAGACTTGCAAGTGGTTGTGCGGATAAGGCCCTTATTGTGATCACTGCCATGCTTGTAACCAAAATAACCCCAAGATTTCCAGCCTTCTGTTTACTTGTTTTAATGTACAAATAACCATAAGCCAACCTCCACCCCTATGTGACTGCAAGTAGCCCAGTCCCTTCAAGTATTCCTTCTTAAGAATCCTTGAGAAGTACAGATAGGTTTCAAAAACCTTATTCTCAATTGTCTTTTTTGTCACCCCTATCTCTGTGTCACTGCTCTGCGTGTCTTTCCCCATATCATTAGAATTCTTCATGCTGGCTGACCTTTCCAGCAAAGCTTTGGCAAAGCTTTGCCAAAAGAccgcccccctttttttaagtGCTCCAAAGCACTGGCAATATAAGTACCTTGTGTTTAATTGACATCACAAAGAAGTggatatattagaaaaaaattggagCACTAATCAAGAGAATAAAAGTTTAGCATTAGATAGCATAGCTCTGAGAGTACATTAATCATCTCCCTCACAGGGAATGCCACTGGATTCACTTCTTAGTCTCCAACCATCCAAGCCAGTACCAAGGTTCATACCCTTCCCCAGGACCAGGGGTCTATATTTAGTCCTCTTACCTCAAGTTCAAGATACCTACACCCATGGCATGGTCCCtgccaaagaaagcaaaaattcagTGAGCATGCACTCAAGAATATGTCCCTCCAGCaaccttcctttttctctcctgaaTCATTGctttttctatcccttttgtATTATTCTCGTTGGTATATAACAGTATTGTTtcataaaaggaaggaaggaaggaaggaaggaaggaaggaaggaaggaaggagggaaggaaggcaggaaggagagaagaagagctCTCTTGGTACTAGATTGCCTACAGTTACCTCTGCATTGCTCTGTATGCTTTACAGCAAAACATGAAAGTTCCATCTACATTCTGTCCATATTAGCtggcttctcctcttctcttttttctttaacctaCTCTACTCGGTTTTTTTGCTTTCAATAATCCACCAGCTCAGCCCTCATCAAGGTCGCCAATGAAATCCCCATGGCCAAATCTTAGTGTCTTTGTATGTAGTCCATCTGTAGAGTTTGACATATTGACACTGTCTACTTCTTGAAACACTTCTCCAGGCCAGGTCCTCTCATCTATAGTTTTCCTCCTCACCAGTGGCTCTTTGTCCTTTGCTGGTTCCTGAACCTTTGACATTAGAGTACCAGGGCTCATCTAATGAACCTCTTCTCTATCTATACTCATTCTATAAAgtagttttaccttttcttatggctttaaataacatttaaatgtgtttaaatgtATAACATTTATACATGAATGGAGCCCAAGCACATATCTGCCAGTTTAAGCACCTATTAAGCAAATCAAGATAACACTTACCAAACCAATTTCTGATAGACCCCtaagttttctctttcctcaatcTATTTCCCAGCCccttaaaatagctttatttagtTTTAcagaaatatctttaatttttctttgggtATTGTAACCCTACAATTATATCATAGAATTTCAGAGCTGAAAAGAACAATAGTGATTAAATAGTTTAATaaacttgttttataaatgaggaaattgaaactcAGAGAATTTGTGTCCAAAGTCATTCAGATAgaagtaatgattttttaaaaattgaatttactttttttttttaatttacttatttaatctaCTTGGATAATACAGTATTTAAGCATTTTTCTAAGAggatttaacaataaaaataatggtgatattaaaactttaaaaatagggactaagaaaaaatacatgaaagtagAAAAAGTTGGACCCTAGCAAAAAATAcaatcaatattattttaaattttggagtaTCAATAAATGTGCTTATTGGTCAGTAGGCCATGTTCAGAGCGCTGCACTGGCCTCTGGGATATGGGcttatttattaatctatttttaatagtaattgATCTTCCACATAAAACACTACCAAACATTTGTGCTTAAAGTTTATTAGATATTTGAAATAGGCTGGAGCTATTTGGCATTGCtaagtaaaaatatgttttttaatttgttggttAGGCAACTGTTCCTTTATAATAGTTTATTCGGGATGATTAATCATTTGAGACCTGCCTGCAGACACAGGGCACTGCATTATAAATCACATCTTATTTTCATTCATAGGGAATGAAATGATATTCATTTTTTGGACATGATTTATCATTTGCAGGTTGTATCTGCTATCTGTGTGAGCTAGGAAAATGGATGGATTGTCTTATTAAAAATTCTTCACCTTTTGCTATTATATTCTCTGTGCAGCCGGTGAAAAACCATGAACAGGGACTACTCCATATCCCAATATTAAGCTGTATTGAATTACTGATGGAAAGAAAGGTTACAGATGAGTTCCTTTGTTATCAGATGAGAGATATACATGCCAGCATCTGGACTTTTCAAGCCATTTCATACAAGTATCATttgatctgtttttttaaagacacctACTTACTATTTACATATACTGTGTCTTCTTTCAGAAGCATAGGGAGTAAAATATGCCTTGAgataagtgttctttttttcttttcatgcaaTTCCCTCCAGTTCTTGATGATATGTAATCTCAAAGTTAAAGCAGTTGCTACTATTTTATGAAATGCCACTCTCGCAGCCTGATATGTTCCTCTGTTCCCAGCCTGTCATCGTGAAAGCTGGTCACCAGGGCCATTGTTGTTGTCTGGTGACAATGATAGGATGTCTAGGCTAATCCTAAAAGGATTTCTCAGATGAAGCTGTAAGGAAATTTAATCAAACATCAAGAGCAAATAGTATTCAGGGCTTTTGGACCAGACTAGCATTACAATCCTAGCACTGCTAGTTACTATCTTTGTCTTCGGACAATTTAACTCTTGGAGTTGCAAATTCCTTATATACACAGTAGGGATTTAAAAAAcatagggggtgggggaggagggtggatcTCAGAGTTGTTCTGAGGGCTGAGTGAGCACTGGcataaagaaaagctttcagaATTGGTACTTATTGCTGACATTACACATAAGGCTAGGGAAAATGTTAATCTATTTTTCTGACTCTCAGacttcccatctataaaatgggaaataatatttttgcagAATTTCCCCAGGACTTTgggataatatataaaaaatatttagcacaCCACATGGATGTAATAGGTGATCAATCATTTTACTGTATCAGTCAAGCTGAGTCTACAGTATTTCTTtggcctcttatttttttaagcatcatTCTCAATTAGTATTTACTTAGTAAACATAGCTTTAGGGGATTATTCATAGTGATACACAGGGCAAGTAAACTGGCAGTGCAACGTACAGTTAAGAGCACAGATAACCTAGGttctagtcccagctctgccacttactagtctTCTGACCTTCAGATTATATGACTTTTCTGTGCCTTAAATgacttatctataaaatgggatgcAATGGTGCCTGTCTGGTTGGATTGTTGTTAgaatggaataaatgaaaatataaaatgcatctGACAAACATTAAGTGCTGAGTAAgcatttgctattattatttcctgaaaggtcaaaaatatatacacacacgtgcatatAGGCATTCGTGAACATTCATTGCATCCAATCACTCGCACATAACATATCTACCTTGGTTGGCGGGGGTTAAACAAGAACATGCTATCACATATAGAATTTAGCTGAGGAATTAAGAATTATGTGTAAAGTGGGTTCTAACAAGATCAATTGCTTTTCATTATTATAGGGAGGAGGAGTATTATGTTGAAGACACACCAATTTATGGTAACTTAGATGACATGGTCCCAGGTAAGTTTTACTTTTCtagaaattgtatttatttataaattaatatccctcccctcctttccacaGCATTTGAGGTGGCTTATTTTTGGTTGCAATCACATTTAAATATCCCAATGGTAACCATAGATTCAATAATGTTTAGCAtattatttagtatatatttctAAAGCTGCATATATCAATTGTGTTGCAATATCCTGTTTTTCTATAGTCTCTTCATCTTACTGTAGTAGAAATGTGAATACAGGAAGACTATTACCTTGAATTTTGACATACACAATTCTATGAAATAAAGCTATTTCTAGGACAGAAAATGGCTCAAGGAAACAGAGCTTTGTGTTCTGTCTATAAAAGCAAATCTACAGTGAATAATCTGGAACAACAAGCATGTTCACTGGCTTCTCTGGTTTTAGCTGCTCATGTTAAGTAGAGAACCTAGGGCTACATTGATGGCAAGTGGGGAAAGAGAGGAGCTAAATCACACTGACTAGGCTATACATTTTTTGTTCTTAGGTAACAAGTACTTTTCAATTCCCAGCACCCCTTATTATTTGAAACATTCCAACCACCCCAAAACAAAATGCCACTAAATTCCATGATCTGATCCCAGATTTCTGATGAGAGAAGCTGTGAGGGTAACTgctagcatttatttatttatttatttatttatttatttatttatctatctatctatctatctatctatctatctatctttttttttttaaccactagCATTTAACCCCATCCTTGCCCTGCAAGCATTTCACTTAATTCATGAATTGGGGGTTAACAGAAATTTCTAGGAATGAACTAATTATCTGAATCTCTGTATATGAAATCAAAACTATCTAAATCTCTGTTTATGCAATCCTCCTAAAATGAGGAATGTGAGACCATTaaaggatttaaattttatttaattttaaaaatgtatttaaatctttgtctttcctttctttgtaaaGTGTCTTCTAATCTGTATACTCTGAGAAATCAAAACTATTTCTTAAGACTAACCTATTAAAAATAACTTGCTCTTCTGTTCCACGTTGTATAATCCTCATATCCACCTGTAATATTTGAGAGTTTAATTCTTACCTACTCTGGTGGTGCAACGCGCACCATATCTGCAATTTCCATATCTAAGGCAGCACAGGTGCCACCCCACAGATTTTGATTTAGTAGTGTTTAGGAATAGGATTTAGGAATTTGCTAGTTGACAAATCTCCAGGTGAATCTAATGCATGTTTCCCATGGATGATGCTTCAAGAAACATCACTCCTCTGTGTTGCTTTTCAGAAAGGGTTGAATGATTGATTATAAGATAACTTGCATTGcagtaaatatatcttttttctatGGATCAAGTTAGTGCAATCCACATTTCTGCCAAGTGGACTGGCCATCCTACaagtcactttctctctttcttctccctttcaaaCAGGCATatctggggcaggggggaggcggagggaagggaaggatgaTATAATAAGCATGTCCCTATGGGATAAAATGTCTGCTTATCTTCTGGGTATCAGACACTGCACAAAAACTCTAAGTAATTAGGATCAGCATTACAGAGCTCTAGATCCTCAAAACAGCCTGGCTGTGCTATCACTGATTTCTGAGacaaaaaatataatctaaacattctttttcaaaaataggaCATAAGTGTTTATATACCTCTGAATAAAATTTCTTACTCATGGAAAAAATGACCAAATTGCAATCATCAGTGCATGCACACTATGCTGTGGCCCCCTGCATCACTTGCAATCATAcctaaatagaaaagaaaacatgggatCTCTGTAACATCCAGTGGAAGCTTGAGATGAGCCTGTTATATCCTGCAATGGCATAAACTAATATGATCTAGTCTTTATCCCAAGTGATGCTGTGGGTCAAAAGACTTCTTCACATTCTGATATGCATAAAATTGTTtgtgcatccttttttttttttcttttgcatctcCACAAAAAATACAAGTTGAAAGACCCTTGGGGGCTTCATATTTACAGCTGTGTTTTTGGggtcatgtatttttatttgtgccagcatttttcatttttccattgtaAATCATGATCTTTTCATCTCCAAGAACCAGTGGATGAAAATTGCTATGAACAAATGAAAGCCCGACCAGAGAGATGTACAAATGAACTGCAAGGAGCCACCCTGCCTACACAGGTGAGTTTTATTGTCTGTATTAGGGGTCAAGCTCAGCCTAGATCACAGCACAGCTGCATGTTTCAAGAATATAAGAGCAGCACATTCTGATTCACATCTGAAGCCTGCGATTTTACAGGCCAAATATTGTCAAGTTCTGGGACCTGAGCTCTAAAGGGAACCTCAAAGGCAAATAAACAGTACAGTTTACCACACTCAAAAAGTCAAAATTGTGTACCATTACAAAGGCAATAGACTGAAGGAAACAACTGGATGCTATTATTAACCAATTAAGCTTTTTTCTTTCaggttgaaaaaaattatgtaactcacaaaaataaacataaaaggtGACATGTATATAATGCTCATAAGACCTAGATGCTAGGAATTTATGGggacagggggaggaggggagagggaaggagagaaagagaaagttgtGCCTTAGAGAATGAGGGAGAGTGATAGAaatggaggagagaaagagagacagagagagagaatgggagagagtggggtgggtgaaagagaaaatgcttcagttaaaagataaattagCTGGATATAAAAGagcatacttttattttataaggcAAATGAGTGTAAATTTTAACACAGCTCTATGGCTGTGGGCTGATGGCAAGAGATTTTCACATGACTCGTGTAGGGTTAAATAGGATATAAATGTAAGTGGAAACATATaaaaactcaagaagaaatagtttttccttttcctaccaAAATCAGTTCAACATCCTCAGACATAGCACTGACATCATCAGAAGCCATGCACAATTCTTCATCTACACGCTCCTGAAATGTTATACATTTCAGTTAAAAGATCTTGTCCCTTCAATTACGTGTTCTCTTGCTACCCCTCAAAACAGTCACAGGGCCAGCCAGCATTTCCTCTGCAGTCATTTGTGTCAGGACTTGTCGTattgctttacatgtattattgtCTTAGAGTTTTATGAAGGAAACAGCATTATTTCTTCCATTTGACAGAGACCTGAGAAGGATGAAAAACTTGCCCTAATGCACTCAAGTACTAAGTAGAAAGAGAAGCTAAACTTAGTTCTGTCTTACAAAAAATATTCTCCTCCCTAAGATGGGTCACATCTTGAAAAGTTCCATTAAgatagaatttttctcttttcctttatatgAGTCCACCAAAAAATCAGAATTCTTGAAGTTTTTAAGAAACCAAGATGTGGTAAGGTTTAAGCAGAATATGAAGTCACTTTCTGATGCACAAATCTGTCACCTGCTGTTCAATTAgtgctaaaattttttttagataaaagatatataaacCTGCATGTTCTCATATGACCTGCTAAATCCaggacaataaaaagaaaacttcttaGAGAAAGTTAAAATATAACCACACCATCTAAAATGTAGAGATGCACCGCACCTTAATTGCAAAGGCACTTAAAATTGATAATAAAAGTTACTATTTAGTACATATGAATTGTGGTACATCTGGTTTTTACTCAAGTGGAAATTATGCAAAgctttaaatgtctttaaaagcctgttattttataaattatgtatttaaagaCACTTCTAAGGAGATTAGCCTTTATTCTATTATATCCTTCTCACAAATTTAGTTCCACAAATTAAAcgtaatttctttatatttgcttAATTCCATTTATTAGAATGATCATTATCATGAAAGCCACTACCCGGTTTGCTGCTACAATACTTACGTTGGCCAATTACAAAAGTAGTCTACAATATTATGCAGAAACCTTTATGGATAAAGTGTCTGTttcttggaaaaagaaataagcttcTTGCCCTTTAAAAATGGTGTGTACAGTTCAGAAATTATAATTTCAATATCTACCATTAACTAGCAAGACGTCATCAGGAAACCTAATAATAAAATGAGTCCACAAAATTCCTATATTGTAATACAAATGAGGGACACCAGTGTGAGCTTGCTCCCCTCGATGTCACAGTCTCCCACTGATCTTGCATTTTCCTCCTATGTCTGAAGTATCCGCTCTCCTTTCCAAAGCCAATACCCTACTTATGcttttcatcatttcttctatttctttcaaggTCTTGTACcttcaattatttcatttgtctcaattttccattttttctttaaagaaccaTCACTACCTACCAATATGCACAAATCACCcggatatataaaaataaaaacaaacaaaacaacaaaattcacCTTCTACCTGTATTTCTCCCTAATTCCTAAAGCGATTCTTACTTTCCTCTACTGTTTCCATAGATACACATTCTTTTACTACTGGCAATATTTTTTTCACCCCATACACTCAAAGGAAACCACGCTCTGGAGGTCACAAGGGACTCTTTATGTACAATCTGTGATACTTTCTCAGAATTTACATTCTTTGAATTCTGAAGCACTTGATAAAGTCGACCAACTGTTGACCAAACATATGTTATTTGAATTGCTTATAGTTATAATTAGAGAAACCAGATTCAAACCACGTTagcaaaaaagggaaattattgCCTCCTATAACTGGAAGATGGAAgggtgtattttgtttttgagatgaCTGAATATGAGGGCTCTCTCCATttctcctccctgcttctcctgcttaaTGAATTCCTTCTCTTCTATTACCAATGGACCCTTCTGTGGAGGCTGGGCAAGCCACGAATGGACCCAGATTTTCTTCCTCCCAGTGCcaaggaaaaacacattttcctACATCTGTACATCAATTCCAAAGATGCCATATAATTGGCTCTGCTTAAGTCAcatgtccattcttttttttaaaaaaagagactttatttatttattcatgagagacacagagagagaggcagagacataggcagagggagaggcaggctccctgcggggagcccgaagtgggactcgatctcaggaccctgagatcataccctgagccaaaggcagatgctcaaccactgtgccacccaggcatccttcacaTGTCCATTCCTGGACCAACTTGTTTTGCCAAGGAAATGGGTGGTATGGTTGGTTCTAGCCTGAGTCACATATTTAGTTCCGTGCTAGGCTTGGGGTACAGGACTGTAATTGGCAGCCTCTCCAGGACTCAGAGCAGAAGGATTTcccaaaataaaaaggagaatttatcaaagaaaaaagggaacaaagtGCTGGACAGACAAAAAAGATATCCATCCCTTTGTATCACTGAGTGCCTTCTAGTTATTTTTGAAtctccttctctgtctgtctgGGCAAAGGCAAAGCAGGCAGAAgtagatggtgtgtgtgtgggaagcAGTGAATTGTCCCGCTTGTCTGGAATACAGTTTAGGGGGCCgggggagagggagtagcaggatcaaaataaaaaaaggtgaCCTTAGATGTCAGAATATGAAACTCAGATTTTGTACGCTAAATTTTTGCAGACAGGATGGCAAAACTATCGAAGTTGTGGCTTAGGAAGATAATCTGAAGACCACAGCCAGGCTAATTGGCAAAGGGAAGAGAGTGGAGCAAGGATACCAGTGAGGCAGCTATTGCAATTTCCCCGAAATGattattttagggaaaataaagacaagaCACCAGAGAGGTTGTAAATAGGACCATCTCTTCCACCTGGTAGCAAATATTAAGACAGGTAACTCTTAGCATGCAAACGAGGGCAACAGGGAGATGCTTACTGATGCATTAGAAGTTCTGTTAACCTCATTGTTGCTTCCCTAGTCCATGCCCCCCACAAATTGATATAATTGGGGCCTGCTCTTAAGGGTGAATCCTTTGGTTTATTCAATAGCTGTCGTAAAGTTTTAGCCTACAACTTCTAATGACTATAATCCCCCAATTTATCTTTGGGCAATGATTATAGCTTCCACCTATATTATCTCTACTTATTCCTAACACTAGAAGATAGGTACCCTCAACTGATAAGTGAGAAGATTGAGGCTCaaagtcatttttcaaaattgcccaaggtcccacGATAAGTACGttacagagccaggattcaaggcGAGGCTTTCCCACACCAAATTCAAGGTGTTGCCTTCAAGCCTACTGGTTCCCCAGGCTTCCTTTGTCTCCTGTCCTTATTCTAGTATTGACTCGGCTCTAGGCCAAGGCCCAGCACACCCTCCCTCCTGGGTGCAAACGAAGATCTCCAGGCCAACCTGTAATGAGCTCAGAGGGAACCTGCAGACAGGCAGGCGAGAAGGAAATCATGGGAGGGAGATGGAAAGTAGAATTCTTGCCAGATGCTGGTCACATAAATGGATACTGTCATCTGAATCTTTATAATTGATACTCCCAAACctcaaaaatgtagaaaaattggGGACTTTTGTGTGTACCATCAAATGACCAGTTATTAAATGTATATAAGGTAGATTTTGATATTCATTGCCTTCCTTCCTATCGTGCTTGTGCCCAGCTTAACAAATTGGAATATTGTCACTTGGTAAAAGCAGCACAAAAGCTACATCaggtgaaggcagagggagaggcacgtGAGAGTCCACCCAAAATGTTCGTGTATATTTTGTGtacaagaaagaaatcaaaatacgCAAAAATTTCATTGAAGTGTTTTTCTACTCAAAAGTCTTGAGTTAGCTGTTGTTTTGTGCTGTCACATCCGACCGGACAAATTTGGCAAAACAAGGTAGCCAAAGTGCAGAAAACAAGCTGCTTGTTTTTCATAGACCTTAGAAATTCCCAGAAGTCATCAAAGTTAAGGAATGATATAACAATGGAAATTAACATGCCTTTCTTTTTTAGGCATCCGAGGAAGCACAGGTATTCTATGCCTCGCTGGATCACAACTGTGAGGAGAAGCACAGGAAGCCCAAGAAACAGAATAATTATGTGTTAGATAAGGATGAAGATGAGCAGTTACATGCAGAGGATGTCAGCCTCTCTAAGACCACTTTGGTAAAGAGTTTCCCACTTGAGAACCAGGAAATAGAGGAAAATGTTCATGATGATCCCATCAGACTGTTTGGATTGATTCGTGCAAAGAAAGAATCTATAAACTAGCTGGACTGTGACCTAGCTCAATAACCTGGCTCTTATTGGAGatgttaaagaaaacaaaatccgtATACGGCACAACATGGTATGGGAGGGTGACGATCTAAATCGTTCGTTAG
Protein-coding sequences here:
- the TRAT1 gene encoding T-cell receptor-associated transmembrane adapter 1 yields the protein MSGSSECFYVWIILAFLGLALVVSLIFNISHYVEKQRQDKMYSYSEDYIPREEEYYVEDTPIYGNLDDMVPEPVDENCYEQMKARPERCTNELQGATLPTQASEEAQVFYASLDHNCEEKHRKPKKQNNYVLDKDEDEQLHAEDVSLSKTTLVKSFPLENQEIEENVHDDPIRLFGLIRAKKESIN